GAAGCCTTCTTCGCAGTTGGCTTTGTAGCAGCACTGCTATATCTGCTTCGTACGATCGAATTCGATAGCAACGAGAAATCAGCACGTCGCCAAAAAAGATGGATTGAATTTACGCTATTTTCTATTATTATAGTAGTGGGCTTTATTGTGTCGGTTTTTGCCTTCCGGGCAGCTGGATATGAAGCTGTATTTACACAAAATAAGACAGCGATTGACAGCCAAGTACAACAAGATAGTACAATAGAACAACAGGGAGTTTACCATATGCCGCCAATCGTGGCGCCTTATCAGAGCAAGGCCGAGTCTGTTCCGTCTTTCCTTGGAATGGATCGGGCTTGGTTCGAAGCGCCGTCATGGATGAGCGGAGCCAGCTCGGCCCGTAAATTGAATACAGTGATATGGGCCCTAATTACCGGGATTGTGCTATATTTATTACTAAGGCTTATTCTTCGCCGTCCGTTAAGCAAAGTGTTGGCGCCTGCCGTTAAAGGAATTGATCCGAATGATGCGGATGAGATCAGCTATCGCGCGATTGCTATCGGATTCCCCATCTTTACACTTGGGGCACTGGTATTTGCTATGATCTGGGCCCAGCAAGCATGGGGCCGTTTTTGGGGTTGGGATCCAAAAGAAGTATGGGCACTCATTACTTGGCTCTACTATAGTGCTTATTTACATCTGCGCTTGTCTCGTGGCTTCCACGGACGCAAGGCTTCTTGGATCGCTGTCATTGGTTTCCTTGTGGTAATGTTTACGCTCGTGGGTGTTAATCTCATTATTGCAGGTTTGCATTCTTACGCGGGCACAGACTAACAATATTATTAATCCTATAATTCGCTCTGGTGAATGGGTAAGATGATGAAGGGGTTGTTGTTGATGTCAGATCATGAGAATCGCATTTTGGTGGTTGATGATGAGGAGCGTATTCGTCGATTGCTAAAAATGTACTTGGAAAAAGAAGGTTACGAGATCGACGAAGCTGAGGATGGAGAAATCGCACTGAAAAAAGCGACATCCAACGATTATGGCTTAATTCTGCTTGATGTGATGCTGCCGGGAATCGATGGCATTGAAGTGTGCAATCGATTAAGACAAGTAAAAGCGACGCCGGTGTTGATGCTGACGGCAAAGGGTGAGGAGATGAACCGGGTTCAAGGTTTTGAGGTCGGTGCTGACGACTATGTCGTTAAGCCTTTTAGC
The window above is part of the Paenibacillus lutimineralis genome. Proteins encoded here:
- the ccsB gene encoding c-type cytochrome biogenesis protein CcsB, whose product is MDFLEISRYGFMIAFFLYCASFIFYVVAVTGKTWKNRDPQRHERKWGRISFATSSMGLLSHLIYCAFRWAYSGHIPVSNMYEFMTFLSMMVMIAFTVIFLIYRKILLGMFALPIAIIIMAYAAVFPQDVQPLIPSLRSIWLYIHVTLAATSEAFFAVGFVAALLYLLRTIEFDSNEKSARRQKRWIEFTLFSIIIVVGFIVSVFAFRAAGYEAVFTQNKTAIDSQVQQDSTIEQQGVYHMPPIVAPYQSKAESVPSFLGMDRAWFEAPSWMSGASSARKLNTVIWALITGIVLYLLLRLILRRPLSKVLAPAVKGIDPNDADEISYRAIAIGFPIFTLGALVFAMIWAQQAWGRFWGWDPKEVWALITWLYYSAYLHLRLSRGFHGRKASWIAVIGFLVVMFTLVGVNLIIAGLHSYAGTD